TCCGTCCAGGAAACAGCATCACTTTTCTGTTCATACACATTGCCGGCCGATAATCTCTTTTTGTCTAATGGTGGTAGGACCCTAGGGGTGGAATTGGATGACTTTGACACAGAATATCGTCTTTGAACAGAGTCACTTTCTTTTTGTTTGTGCACGTTTGCTTTTTGCACTTTCCCGACCTGGTCGAGTAAGGTTGGCATACTATTGTTCCTTTTCATATTTTCCTTTGGGTAAGAGCTCCGTACACTTGGAAGATTCGGTTCCGTCTGTCTGGAGTAGTTTCTTACCCCCGAATTCTGATTGTCATTAACACGAAAATTAACGCGAGGAGAAGATGGTTTACTAGAATATTTGGTCTCCAAAGGAGAGGACAGTCCGGAATTATCCGTGGACGGATCTTCTAGTGACGAGGAGGGTGTTGTAGGTTCGTCAACCTGTACACCATTTGTCGTCATGTACCCAAACTTCATCGGATAAAGGACAGACGCGGCGCGCATCATAGAGTCCGAAATCCCCTGATCTGTGCTCCTCAGAGCAGCTATGTTTCTGTTTTCTTTCTCCAGAACAACTTCGTCGTCTTTTACTCCATGTTTTTCTGCCAGTATGTGCACTAAATCGAAAAGTTTCTTCGTACTTGTCGAATGTTGCAGTTTTATTAAATCTGCAAAGGAAACGActtgtttctttgttttcaatatCTTTGCAGGGCGACGTTTTCTTTTCATAATGTCTGGCAGTTCAATTATTTTTGAATCACTTATCGACACCTCACTAGAACCTAACCCTTGTTTGTCATTACGCTTTTGCCATTCATCGTCATCATGTGCTCCTTCCGTAGAATTCTTACCATCCTCTGTCACTGTACCTGTCACAGATTTCTCCTCTGCTTCCTCGGTGTCCTCGTTTATGACAGGtagtgtgatatatattttactgttaCTATCTTCACCTTTTCTCAGTTTCTTACCACATTTTTTGGATTTTAATGTACCGTTTTCACTATCTTCATAAGCTTCTTCGTCCTCTAACGTATTATCCGCCATTGTGCCATCCTCTTTTAGTTTCCCCTGTATTTCCTCACCAATCCCACTATCGGGAGACCCCTCTTTTACAATCACCGGCTGAACTTCAGTCGGACTTCGAACCACTAGTACGTTAGACATATTGTTCATTGCCCTCCGATCCCTTTCAAAATC
The sequence above is drawn from the Pecten maximus chromosome 9, xPecMax1.1, whole genome shotgun sequence genome and encodes:
- the LOC117334369 gene encoding uncharacterized protein LOC117334369 isoform X3, encoding MAHSAYARAAGLQSEVNKITVTRVAGNEVEYKRQLNLYRKDMMLTINNIQREEKRLKKSMVKYRGRMQQNRRERKQREKDDFERDRRAMNNMSNVLVVRSPTEVQPVIVKEGSPDSGIGEEIQGKLKEDGTMADNTLEDEEAYEDSENGTLKSKKCGKKLRKGEDSNSKIYITLPVINEDTEEAEEKSVTGTVTEDGKNSTEGAHDDDEWQKRNDKQGLGSSEVSISDSKIIELPDIMKRKRRPAKILKTKKQVVSFADLIKLQHSTSTKKLFDLVHILAEKHGVKDDEVVLEKENRNIAALRSTDQGISDSMMRAASVLYPMKFGYMTTNGVQVDEPTTPSSSLEDPSTDNSGLSSPLETKYSSKPSSPRVNFRVNDNQNSGVRNYSRQTEPNLPSVRSSYPKENMKRNNSMPTLLDQVGKVQKANVHKQKESDSVQRRYSVSKSSNSTPRVLPPLDKKRLSAGNVYEQKSDAVSWTEAFALLKGVHNLFD
- the LOC117334369 gene encoding uncharacterized protein LOC117334369 isoform X2; translated protein: MATAKQLNMEVIMAHSAYARAAGLQSEVNKITVTRVAGNEVEYKRQLNLYRKDMMLTINNIQREEKRLKKSMVKYRGRMQQNRRERKQREKDDFERDRRAMNNMSNVLVVRSPTEVQPVIVKEGSPDSGIGEEIQGKLKEDGTMADNTLEDEEAYEDSENGTLKSKKCGKKLRKGEDSNSKIYITLPVINEDTEEAEEKSVTGTVTEDGKNSTEGAHDDDEWQKRNDKQGLGSSEVSISDSKIIELPDIMKRKRRPAKILKTKKQVVSFADLIKLQHSTSTKKLFDLVHILAEKHGVKDDEVVLEKENRNIAALRSTDQGISDSMMRAASVLYPMKFGYMTTNGVQVDEPTTPSSSLEDPSTDNSGLSSPLETKYSSKPSSPRVNFRVNDNQNSGVRNYSRQTEPNLPSVRSSYPKENMKRNNSMPTLLDQVGKVQKANVHKQKESDSVQRRYSVSKSSNSTPRVLPPLDKKRLSAGNVYEQKSDAVSWTEAFALLKGVHNLFD
- the LOC117334369 gene encoding uncharacterized protein LOC117334369 isoform X1; amino-acid sequence: MVILEIEKKRCRAGTTRVVGTFDIAVAKEVIMAHSAYARAAGLQSEVNKITVTRVAGNEVEYKRQLNLYRKDMMLTINNIQREEKRLKKSMVKYRGRMQQNRRERKQREKDDFERDRRAMNNMSNVLVVRSPTEVQPVIVKEGSPDSGIGEEIQGKLKEDGTMADNTLEDEEAYEDSENGTLKSKKCGKKLRKGEDSNSKIYITLPVINEDTEEAEEKSVTGTVTEDGKNSTEGAHDDDEWQKRNDKQGLGSSEVSISDSKIIELPDIMKRKRRPAKILKTKKQVVSFADLIKLQHSTSTKKLFDLVHILAEKHGVKDDEVVLEKENRNIAALRSTDQGISDSMMRAASVLYPMKFGYMTTNGVQVDEPTTPSSSLEDPSTDNSGLSSPLETKYSSKPSSPRVNFRVNDNQNSGVRNYSRQTEPNLPSVRSSYPKENMKRNNSMPTLLDQVGKVQKANVHKQKESDSVQRRYSVSKSSNSTPRVLPPLDKKRLSAGNVYEQKSDAVSWTEAFALLKGVHNLFD